From the genome of Scytonema hofmannii PCC 7110, one region includes:
- a CDS encoding SDR family NAD(P)-dependent oxidoreductase, with amino-acid sequence MARLEGKYVLITGASQGLGRQLAIAYAQQGASGIAIVARREEALNEVRDRVLEVVPKTNKTTVVVVTADLTQPGEVERVTNEVRKRILAEAALQTKVLTITADLARPEDIERVIATTLNEFNGKLDVLVNNASTIGPAPMPFLLDYPLEDFHSVINTNLIAPFLLIKKALPAMIESGGSIINVTSDAGVRGYPGWGAYGISKFGIEGMSETWAAELEGSGVQVNWVDPGDMNTAMHRAAEPDEDPTQWADPAEVTDVFIYLASDESQNVNGQRFQAQEENWGQNNS; translated from the coding sequence ATGGCTAGACTAGAAGGGAAATACGTCTTAATCACAGGAGCGTCACAGGGATTAGGACGGCAACTGGCGATCGCTTATGCCCAGCAAGGAGCCTCTGGGATAGCGATTGTGGCTCGAAGAGAAGAAGCCCTCAACGAGGTACGAGATCGCGTCTTAGAAGTTGTTCCTAAAACAAATAAAACAACTGTTGTGGTTGTCACTGCAGATCTAACTCAACCTGGAGAAGTTGAGCGTGTAACAAATGAAGTACGCAAGCGCATTTTAGCTGAAGCAGCACTTCAAACAAAAGTCTTGACTATTACTGCCGATTTAGCTCGACCTGAAGACATTGAGCGCGTGATTGCTACAACTTTAAATGAATTCAATGGAAAACTCGACGTACTAGTCAATAATGCTTCAACAATTGGTCCAGCCCCAATGCCATTTCTATTGGATTATCCTTTAGAAGACTTTCACAGCGTCATCAACACCAATTTGATTGCACCATTTCTCTTAATTAAAAAAGCCTTGCCAGCAATGATCGAAAGCGGTGGCTCGATTATTAACGTAACGAGTGATGCTGGGGTGAGAGGATATCCGGGCTGGGGAGCCTATGGAATCTCGAAGTTTGGTATAGAAGGGATGTCTGAAACTTGGGCTGCTGAATTAGAAGGTAGTGGTGTGCAAGTAAATTGGGTCGATCCGGGGGACATGAATACTGCAATGCATCGTGCTGCGGAGCCAGATGAAGATCCAACTCAGTGGGCCGATCCAGCAGAAGTTACGGATGTGTTCATCTACCTGGCTTCAGATGAATCTCAAAACGTTAACGGACAGAGATTTCAAGCTCAAGAAGAAAACTGGGGACAGAATAATTCATAA
- a CDS encoding class I SAM-dependent methyltransferase, giving the protein MKNQKPSIVFDQERASSYDKQFAKLAPIRDALHLFIRIVLSELPDDARILCVGVGTGAELIDLAQTFPRWQFIAVEPAAPMLDICRQKAEACGIASRCTFHEGYLNSLPTSDSFGAATCLLVSHFFMQQSERRDFFREIAARLLPNGYLVSSDLASNISTESYQSLLEVWLRMLRYSANACCGN; this is encoded by the coding sequence ATGAAAAATCAAAAGCCGTCTATTGTTTTTGACCAAGAACGCGCTTCTTCCTATGATAAGCAGTTCGCTAAATTGGCTCCCATACGCGATGCACTTCACTTGTTTATCCGCATTGTGCTTTCTGAACTTCCTGACGATGCACGGATTCTCTGCGTCGGCGTGGGAACTGGCGCAGAATTGATTGACCTCGCCCAAACATTTCCGCGATGGCAGTTTATCGCAGTAGAGCCGGCGGCACCGATGCTGGACATCTGTCGCCAGAAAGCTGAAGCTTGTGGGATCGCATCACGTTGCACTTTCCACGAAGGTTATCTCAACTCCCTCCCCACATCGGACTCTTTCGGTGCAGCAACCTGCCTTTTGGTTTCTCATTTTTTTATGCAGCAGTCCGAACGGCGCGACTTCTTTCGCGAAATCGCCGCACGTCTTCTTCCTAATGGATATCTGGTGAGTTCTGATTTAGCTTCCAACATATCTACCGAGTCTTACCAAAGCCTTTTAGAAGTTTGGCTGCGGATGCTTAGATATTCAGCAAACGCCTGCTGTGGAAATTGA
- a CDS encoding S-adenosylmethionine:tRNA ribosyltransferase-isomerase, producing MATPFTFTLPIELLAQEPPERRGLGRDRVRLMAIDRINNKVEHTRFDRLSEFLRPGDLLVFNSSRTLPACLNGCEMPRGDCMEVRLAQHLPDDSWLALLFCQRGDPFSCGLRSGMKIDFEQGLTGTVYERDVNIPRLWKLRFSKSGTELMDLLYRLGRPVRYEYVSAPWELDYYQTVYAKEPGSAEMPSAGRAFTWKLLLDLKRQGVNTAYIVLHTGLSSYMDDALDAQHPASEEEYLISESAAQKINQTHFNGGRVIAVGTTVVRALESVADETGKVKAKHGYTRLHITANHRLKTVNGLLTGMHEPEASHLDLLTAFLSADKIRDSYEEAVQKQYLWHEFGDLNLIV from the coding sequence ATGGCAACTCCCTTTACCTTTACTCTTCCTATTGAACTCTTAGCCCAAGAGCCACCAGAACGGCGAGGACTTGGACGCGATCGCGTGCGGCTGATGGCAATCGACCGTATTAACAATAAGGTGGAACACACGCGATTCGATCGTCTCAGTGAATTTCTTCGTCCTGGCGATTTGCTAGTTTTTAATTCTAGTCGCACGCTTCCGGCTTGCCTTAATGGTTGTGAAATGCCAAGAGGCGACTGTATGGAAGTTCGTTTAGCACAGCATCTCCCAGATGACTCCTGGTTAGCTTTGCTGTTTTGCCAAAGAGGCGATCCTTTTTCCTGTGGACTTCGCAGTGGGATGAAAATTGACTTTGAGCAAGGGTTAACAGGTACAGTTTATGAGCGCGATGTCAATATTCCCAGGCTTTGGAAACTTCGTTTCTCCAAATCGGGTACAGAGTTGATGGATTTACTTTATCGTTTGGGGCGACCAGTTCGCTATGAGTATGTTTCTGCCCCTTGGGAGCTAGATTATTACCAGACAGTCTATGCTAAAGAACCAGGGAGCGCGGAGATGCCATCAGCAGGTCGCGCTTTTACCTGGAAGTTGCTCTTAGATCTGAAGCGTCAGGGTGTAAACACAGCTTATATTGTACTTCACACGGGGCTTTCTTCTTATATGGACGATGCTCTTGACGCTCAACACCCAGCCTCAGAAGAAGAATACCTGATTAGCGAGTCAGCAGCCCAAAAGATTAACCAAACACACTTCAATGGTGGACGAGTCATTGCTGTGGGAACTACAGTCGTGCGGGCGTTAGAATCAGTAGCAGACGAAACGGGAAAAGTTAAAGCAAAACACGGCTACACGCGACTGCATATTACAGCCAATCACAGGCTGAAAACCGTGAATGGTTTACTAACTGGAATGCACGAACCAGAGGCTAGCCATCTCGACTTGTTGACTGCTTTCTTAAGCGCCGATAAAATTCGAGATTCATATGAAGAAGCCGTGCAAAAACAATATCTTTGGCATGAATTTGGTGATTTAAATCTTATCGTTTAA